AAGTCAATTCGCCATTATTCTGGTTGGACATATCCAGCTAAAACTGGTTATTCTGTAGAATCTAATGGCGAAAATGGGTATTTGAATCTGTCTAAAATTGGACGAATTCAAATGAGGGGTAAAGCTAAGTATTGGGGTAAACCAACTACTTGCACAATTGTTTACAGAAATGGTAAATGGTACGCATCAATCACAATTGATGCTTTAGACCAAGTTCTCAAGCCAGAAATTTTACCAACGGGTGCTATTGGTATAGATTTAGGATGTAAAGCAGCATTGTCAATTACTGATGGCGAAAATCATCAACAGATTGAAGCGCCAAAGTTTTTGAGGAATGCTGAACAGAAAATAAAAAAAGCGTCTAAAGAGAAGAGACGCAAACGCGCACCAAATAGAAAGAAAAAAATTAAAGCTTCTAGAAGATGGAAAAAATCCCAAGCTAAGGTTAGCAAGATAACTCGCAAGGTTGCTAATCAAAGACAGAATTGGGTGCATCAAGTTGCAGCAGAAATAGTCAGCGGTAATAGCTTCGTTGCAACTGAAAAACTAGAAGTAAAGAAGATGACCAGCAAGGCTAAAAAAGGTAAGCGCAAGAAGCAAAAATCGGGTTTGAATAAGTCAATACTTGACGTAGGTTTTGGGATGCTACGCGATACTGTCAAATACAAAGTAGAACAAATTGGTGGTGTATTTGTAGAAGTTCCAACCCTGAAGGTAAGGCCTAGCCAAACCTGTCCAAAGTGCGGTCATCAACATAAGAAAACACTTGATATTAGAGTTCACGAGTGTGGTGTTTGTGGATACCGTCAGGACAGAGATATTGCTGCTGCCGAGGTAATGCTTTACTGGGCTAAAGGCACTCTACCGGAGTCAGGAACTGGCTTCGTAGGCGCAGAGCCATCTAGCTCTACTTCATGTACTCGCAAAAAAGCGGGAAGCATGAAGCAACTAGGGGCAAAGAAGCGTCAAAAATCTACAGAAAGCTTTGCTAGAAACGAACTGAGGGACGTAGAAACCCACAGTTCAGGCGGAGCCAACTGTGGGTAGTTCATCAGCAATTTTCATGCAATAACCACAGATAGCCGTAGGGGCGCTTGCGCCTCTAGGGGTGGGCTTTCTGCTCTAATACTAGTAATGTGGTAGTGGTATATTTGAAAATATGTTAATTAAGCGAAAAAGCCGCAGTGTTGCCGCTATTCTAGCTTTTGCTGGCACGCTGACCGTTTCTGGATTACATAAGTTTTATTTAGGACAGCCGCTATGGGGTGTGTTGTATGTCTTGCTTTCCTGGACGCCTATCCCCAAGGTAGCTAGTGCGATTGAGGGAGTTTGGTACTTAGCGCTAGATGAAGAAGCTTTTGATCGGAATTTTAATCAGGGTAAGTCGCAAGTCTTGAACTCACCGCAGGTAAGCAATCAGGTAGAAACAGTGGCTAACGCCTTGCGGGAGTTAGATGCTCTGCGCCAAGATGGACTGATTACAGAGTACGAATTTGAGCAAAAACGCCGCCAGCTGCTAGACCAAATGACCTAACCTAAGCTAATCATGATGAACAACTGGCTACCTTTGAACTTGAGGTTACAAAAACTCCGTGCCAAAATCCTCAACGACCCCTACTATCGATTACAATCTGGGGAAGAAATTCAGATAGCAGCAAAACTGGGGATGCAAATTGACGCTAATCAGGCGACTGTAGATGATTGGTTACGTCTACCAGGTTTGTCAATTCACCAAGCGCGATCGCTTGTTGAACTTTCGCGTTCAGGTGTTAAATATTACTGTATAGAAGATATTGCTGCAGCTTTAGCAATGCCAGTACAGCGACTAGAACCACTGAAGCAGGTGTTAAGTTTTAATTACTATGACGAAGAATCTCTAGTCAATATTACGCATATAGTTAACCCAAATACAGCCACAGTTGAGAAGCTAGCAGAAGTTCCCTTTATAGATTTGTCTCTAGCCCAAGCAGTGGTGGAAAATCGTTTATCAGGTGGACTATACCGTAACCTAGTTGATTTCCAGCAACGGTTACAACTACCTGGCGATGCGATCGCTCAGTTAATGTATTATTTAAGGTTTTAAAAGTCAGGTACAATAGACCACCCCCGCAAGGGATGAGGGGGCTATGATGTAGGTGACACTCCTACACCAATTGCAAGCAATGTGGTGTAGGCTTCCGAGTCCTGTTAAGGATATCAGGAACTTCTTTAGTGGTACTCCATTTTTCCCACCACAGCATTTTATAGTGAGGTACGTGCCCTGCCCCACTCTTGGTCTTAAAAAAATTCCAAGTTCAAACTAGTTTCCTTGAAAATTTTACTTACAGGAGGTAGCAACGCATACACGGTTGCATTTCCCTATAAAACCCCATATTTTCAGTTTTCTTGGCGCAGCCTCTCCCTTTGGGAGAAGGTACTATGTTAGACCAGCATTTTAGGCTTTGTCGTCACTTATATATTCTAGCAAGAAGTGATTACCTATCTCAAGATATTGATAAAAACTCAACTGCCCTCTAATCTGTTTTACTTGCGGTAAAAAACAATTAGAGGGCGTCTCGTTTTTATCCCGTCATTCATCCCACACCAACTTCGGGTATGGTGTGGGGCTTCTGCCGGGTTAAGCTAAAGGATATTACAATCCAAACTGCTCACTGCTCACTGCTCACTGCTCGCTCTTTCAATCAACCCAAAGCGATCAAGAGGCCAAAAGCGAAATGTGGCGCGACCGATGATATTTTTTTTCGGTAAAAAACCCCAGTAGCGGGAGTCGTTACTATCGTTGCGATTATCTCCCATGACAAAGAATTCGCCTTCGGGGACTTTTACTGGTGGGAAGGGACTATTTGGTGGTTCAGCGATGTAGTCTTCTTGCAAGGGTTGACCGTTGATGTAAACTTTGCCATCAGCAACGTTAATGATCTCTCCAGGCTGACCAATTATGCGCTTGATAAAAGCTTGGTCTTTAGGATATCCGCGCCTTTGTAGTTCTGCCGGAGGCTGAAAAACAATAATATCACCAATTGTGGGGGGGTGAAAATGATAGGAGATTTTTTCTACTACTAGGCGATCGCCTGTATGTAAGGTTGGCACCATTGAGTCTGAGGGTATATAACGGGGTTCAGCGATAAAAGTCCGAATCAGGAAGGCCAAACACAGGGCGATCGCTATCAGAGTCAGATTTTCCTGCCAATTACGGAATATTTTCGCCGATGCAGGAGCCTCTTTCACATCACTTTCGTGAGTCGTCATAAAATTTTTCAGCCAGTTAGAAAAGTGGAACAAATACTTTGATTATTTTTACGCTAAAAGTATGCTTGTAAGCAAGCTGGGTTTTGCACCAACCCATACAAACATCAATAATAAGCGAAGCGCGAGGATAAAATTTGTCCCATCATTCAACGCTAATTGATGAGGTGGGGAGGCTGTAAGATTTATCAACGAACGGTAAAAAAAAGAATTTTATCTGGGTAAGATGAGTACAGAATTAACTTTTTTAATCACTTGATAGGTTTGACTTATTTTTTTATGCAATTGTCTTAGCTCGACTTTATCCATTTTTGAGAAAGTCGATCTCAGAGCATTCGTGAGAGGTTAAGGTCTTATTTGCTTGTCTGTTGATTAACCTTTCCCTTTGCGACCTCAACAGATAATATGATGAGTTAGCATTTCTAAGTCCTATCTCCAAATTCCTAACTCCTAACTTTTCTTGTGCTAGACCAATTTCTCGACGAATCTTCAACACCCCGCAGGCGTTTACCTAATCAACGTTGGCAAATTTCGCCGCAGCAGACAGAATTTGCTCAAAAACTGGCGCTAACGAGGAATATTTCGCCGATTGTCAGCCAATTGCTGGTAAATCGGGGTGTGGAAACGGTAGAACAAGCGCAAATATTTTTAGATCCAGAGTCTTTAGTCTTACCTTCGCCGTTGGAGGAATTTCCTGATCTGCCAATTAGTGTAGAGTTATTGGAAAATGCGATCGCCGCTGGAGAAAAAATTGCTATATGTGGTGATTATGATGCTGATGGGATGACTAGCACGGCTTTATTGTTGCGGAGTCTCCGCAGTTTAGGTGCTGATGTGAATTATGCTATTCCCAGTCGGATGCACGATGGCTATGGGATTAATCAGCGGATTGTGGAAGAATTCCATAGTGAAGGTGTCGGACTGATTCTGACTGTTGATAATGGGATCTCGGCGGTTGAACCAATAAGAAGAGCTAGAGAACTGGGTTTGAAGGTGATTATCACCGATCACCACGATATCCCACAACAATTACCAAATGCTAATGCTATCCTTAACCCCAAACTCATAGCAGAATCTTCACCTTACCGGGGTGTGGCTGGTGTTGGTGTTGCCTATATCTTGGCGGTGTGTCTGGCACAACAATTAGGGAAGACTCACGGCTTAATCCCTCCCATGTTAGCACTATTTACTTTAGGAACGATAGCAGATTTAGCTCCCTTGACTGGGGTTAACCGTCGCTGGGTAAAACGCGGTTTACAATATTTACCCAAGTCTAAATTACCAGGTGTGCAGGCACTGATTCAAGTAGCTGGGGTGCAGGTGAGGGGAGAGGGGGAGACCAACTCCCAAAATCCAAAATCGTTGAAACCGGAGGATATTGGCTTTCGGTTGGGTCCGCGAATTAATGCTATTGGTCGGATTGCTGATCCGCAGATTGTCATTGAACTGCTGACTACAGATGATATGGGAATAGCCCTCGAAAGAGCAAGGCAGTGCGAATCGATTAACCTGCAGCGTCAACAAATGTGTGAGCAAATTGAACTTGAAGCGATCGCTCATGTAGAATCATTATATGCAACATCACTACTACTTGACCGTGTATTAGTCGTTGTCCAACCCAAATGGCACCACGGCGTGATTGGTATTGTCGCCTCGCGCTTGGTGGAACGCTACGGTGTCCCGGTGTTCATTGGTACTTATGAGGATGAGGAACATATTCGCGGTTCAGCGCGGGGAATTCCTGAGTTTCATGTGTTTGCAGCTTTAGAAGCTTGTCACGATTTACTAGGTAAATTTGGCGGACACAAAGCAGCGGGGGGATTTTCTTTACCAGCGGCGAATTTACCAGAATTGCGATCGCGTTTGATTGAATTTGCTAACCAGTGTCTAGAACCCCAACACCTCAAGCCATTACTCAAGATTGATACTCAAGCTAATCTCAGTCAAATCAATCACCAACTTTACCAACAGTTAAATACTCTCCATCCTTGCGGTATCGACAATCCCGATCCAGTTTTCTGGACAGCCAATGTCCAAGTGGTTGAGCAAAAAATCGTGGGGAAGGGACACATCAAGCTCACCGTTGCTCAAACCGTCGCTGATCAACAGTATACAATTAAGGCGATCGCTTGGCGTTGGGGTGACTACTTCCCCCTACCAACCCGTGTCGATATCGCCTACAAACTGCGAGAAAATTACTTTAATGGCAATACCACTATCGAGATGGAATTAATCGGAGTCCGACTCCCAACCCAGATTCACCCATTTTTCCCCTCACCCCCTACCTCAAAAGCCACCTTTGAGTACAATGGGCGTCCCTACACTTGCGCTATGTATCATCAGGGTTCCATACCAGAATTAAGAATTAAAAATCCTGAAGGAAAAATTTTAGTTATGCAGCCAGGACAGAAAATGGGTTTATTGGGCAATAATCGTCAAGATGCTGTAGAGGTTGATATATCTCTACCACATTATGACAAAATTATTCAAGCTGCCCTGCAAGCGTTATCAGTCATGAGTCAGGAGTGAGGAGTTAAGAGTACTCCTCACTCCTAACTGTGTCAAAGGTCGCCGTTGCGAAATGCTAGGACAAAAATTACTATTGGACCGGCTATCACGATTAAGCCGACAAACAGTAGCTGAAAAATCACTTCCCAATTGATGTTGGCTAAAACGTCAAACATTTTTCCTCCTTTTGTCTCAATTGCCTGAAAAAATTCAAAAGCTGATTCTTGTAAGCCTACACTCTACCAAAGGTCAGTGTAGGTAGTTGACTAGCTTAATTGCAAAACCCGCAATTGATCATATCTGTCTATGGGGTGTAACATTTAATTTACTTAACAAAATTATAAAAAAATACATAAAAACGTAAAATATTGGGGATTGGGGATTGGGGATTGGCGATTGGGGATTGGCGATTGGCGATTGGCGATTGGCGATTGGGAGTTAGACAAATGACAAATGACAAATGACAAATGACAAATGACAAATGACCAATGACAAATGACCAATGACAAATGACAAATGACAAATGAAGGTGAAAAAATGGCAAATTGGCAATGTGTAAAGCAATGTGGCGCCTGCTGTAATCTTGAGCCAGCAGATCGACCAGACATAGAGGAGTATCTCTCACCCGCAGAACTGGAACTTTATTTCAGCATGGTAGGCGAAGGGGGATGGTGCGTTAATTTTGACCATACCACAAGAGAATGCCGCATCTACGCAAATCGTCCTCGTTTCTGTCGTGTAGAAGCACATATATTTGGCGATATGTATGGGATTGAGCCTGAAGACGTGAATGATTTCGCCATTGACTGCTGTCGTCAACAAATAGAAGGGGTGTACGGTGACAGAAGTCTGGAAATGCTACGCTTCGACAAAGCTGTGGGACTGTGAAGATTGGGGACACTTCGGCAAGCTCAGTGCATCGCTGGGGACTGGGGATTGGGAGAGCAATCTCCTAGTCAAGTATTTGCCGGACTTCCACGGACATTTATTGACAAACCGCACCAAAAACCTTGCACGCGTATGGTGCAGACCCTACGCGCTCACAGGGCTTCTCTCACCACATGTTTCAAGAAAATTTACATAAACCTTCTAGACCCACCTGTACTGTTTATGTGATGATTTGAAAAGCTTGCCTTACAAGTAAATTTGTGTTACTGACTTCTATCAAAACCAAGTTAAAATTGACTGCCGACCAGAAAATTCTGATGTCAAAACATGCCGGCATATCCCGATTTACATACAATTGGGGACTCGCCACATGGCAAGCATTGTATCAATCAGGATATCAACCCAATCACTTGATTTTGAAAAAGTTCTTTAATAATGAAGTCAAGCCATTTTTGACATGGATTAAAGAAAAAGGTATTTGTCAAAAAATCACGGAATTTGCTTTTGATAATTTAGGGAAAGCTTTTAAGAACTTCTTTTGTAAACGTGCAGAGTATCCCAAGTTTAAAAGAAAAGGCAGAAATGAGAGTTTTACAATTAATGCAGGTGGTAAACCAATAAATATCGGTGGTAAACGCATTAAATTACCAACGATTGGCTGGGTTGCAACTTATGAATCTTTACTTCACACCACAACCACAAAGGTTACTATATCTCAATCTGCGGGAGATTGGTACATTTCTTGTTCTTATGAAATAGAACCAGAAATTACCAAAAAAGAACATGATTATGTCGGGGTTGATTTAGGCATAAAAACCTTAGCTACCTTATCAACAGGAGTGATTTTTGTCAATCCGAAAGCTTTAAAAAGTGCCAGGAGAAAGTTAACAAGATTACAACGTCAACTTACAAGAAAAATTAAGGGAAGTAATCGTTACAAAAAACAAAAGTTGAGAATATCTAAACTGCATCGACGTATTACTAATATACGTATTGATGCCACTCATAAAGCAACTACATTTATCTGCAAAAACCACGCAGTTGTTGCTTTGGAGGATTTGAATACTTCGGGGATGTTGAAAAATCATAAGTTAGCCGGTGCTGTCAGCGATGCCAATTTTTATGAATTCCGTAGACAAATAGAATATAAAGTAATTAGATATGGTGGAACTGTCGTATTTGTAGATAGATTTTACCCATCTAGTAAAACTTGTGCAAATTGTGGAGAAATTCAAGAAATTAGTCTATCACAGCGGGTTTACGAGTGTAAAAAATGTCAGCATACTGAAGACAGAGATTTAAATGCATCTAAAAATCTCGAAAAATATGCACGTCAGGCTAAAGCGTGTCTGGACGTTAAGGGATAGCCGCTCCCATGCTCCCGTTGAAACGTCAAGTAATGTCTGGATTTGTCCAGCTTTTATGTAGCAGCAATCTCCTAGTTGCAATTTATGACAGAGATCTGAGAAAATGAAAAGAATATGAAAACAAACTAGAAACAATACTACTGCCTGTGAAACTTGAATCTGTACCTTTAAGCCTTTCTGGCATATCTGAGACTGTCAGCCAGTCAGAAATAAAAGACAGCACCGATAGTAACTTAACTAGTGCGATCGCTGATGGGGTTGCGCCGATAGTTGTCGAGAGTCCAAAAAAGCCAGAATCACTGGCGGTTGTTTTCGCTACGACCTTCGCGACTATTTTTTTAGCAGAAATTGGAGATAAGACTCAGCTATCTACCCTGTTAATGAGTGCGGAATCCCATGCGCCGTGGGTAGTATTTATTGGGTCTGCGGCGGCACTTGTAACCACCAGCTTATTAGGCGTATTGTTAGGTAGTTGGATAGCTGCTCGACTTAGCCCGAAAACCGTAGAAAAATCAGCAGGAGTAATGTTGTTGCTGATTTCGGTGATGTTGTTTTGGGATGTAGTGATTGGTCAATAGTCAATAGTCAGTTATCAACCTTCAAAAAAATATCATGGATTGGCATCTTTTAGGATTAAGTTTTATTACAGTTTTTTTATCAGAATTAGGTGACAAGAGTCAGTTAGCGGCGATCGCCCTTTCTGGTCGCAGTCAATCTCCGCGTGTTGTATTTTTTGGCACAGCTGCTGCCCTGCTTTTAACTAGTTTATTGGGAGCATTAGCAGGGGGTGCGGTGGCGGAATTATTACCTACACGCTTGTTAAAGGCGATCGCCGCTGTGGGATTTGCGATCCTCGCTACACGTCTGCTGTTATTCAGCGATTCCGAACAAGCACCATAACTCCACTCCACTGTTGATGAAGGCAAAAATACCCCTCCTCGCTTGCGGGGAGGGGTTCTGAGGATTTTACACTGGTTGTCGCCAACACCAGTTCAAAAGTATCCCACCGGCTACGAGTTTGACTGCTTCGAGTGCAAAATAACCACCGTGGAGTAAATTCATCGTGGCTGGAATTGTTGTCTCCCCTGCAAATAGGTTGAGATTAACTCCTGTAGCGCACATTTGCGGTGTAAAAAAATAGGTCTCCAGCAGAGCTACAGCCAGCAGCATTACAGATAAAATAATGCCATTTAGACGCCACTGAGATTGAGTTTTACTCAAAGCTAGTATGCCAGTCAATACTACAGATGCAGATAATAATTCCAGGCGATTAAAATTCCAAAAAATCACATAGCCTGCTGTAGTAAAGCTCGCTTGGGTAATCATGCCAGAAATGTACATACTAGGCATAATTACCCAGTCTAAAACTAGGCTAGCACTCAGCCAGAAGCCTAGAGTTAATAAGATAGCTCTTTGCCAAATTGACTGATTGAATTGAAGGTTAGAAATAGCATTCATAAAATAATTGCCTCTGTTGTATCTTTAGTTTCTAACCTAGGAGTTAGTTTGACAACACTTATCAATTAACTTTTACAAAACAGCGAAAAGATTAAATAATTCAGGGTTGCCAGCTTATATTAGATTAATAAATATTAATTTTTGTTTACAGTAATTTTCATGCAATAACCACAGATTCTTGTAGGGGCGCAAGGCCTTGCGCCCCAAAAGCGTGGTCTATTTACCTGAAGATGGCTGTAAATTCAGGTCAATCTCAGTTAAATTCAGGTCAATCTCAGTTAAATTCAGGTCAATCTCAGTTAAATTCAGGTCAATCTCAGTTAAATTCAGGTCAATCTCAGTTAAATTCAGGTCAATCTCAGTTAAATTCAGGTCTTAAGCAACCTAAAACGTGTGAAAATTAAGACTTACCAAGGTCTTGAGCAGCTGAAAATACCAATGTTTGCCAAATTTAACCCCAACTATCAGTATCAGCCTGGTGGTAGTCTTCCGCCGGATGCGCCAACTTATGTAGTGCGACAGGCTGATACTGAACTTTACGAAGGGTTATTAGCTCTTGAGTACTGCTATGTCCTCAACGCTAGACAGATGGGGAAGTCCAGCCTAAGAGTGCGGACAATGGAGAAGTTGCGATCTACAGGATTTGCTTGTACAGAAATTGAATTGAGCGGGATTGGTAGCCAGCAAATAACTGCTTCGCAATGGTATGGGGGGATTATTCAGGAATTGGTCAGCGGTTTTGGGTTGCAAATAAACCGGCGCAGTTGGTTAAAAGAAAGGGACGATCTTTCCCCCATCCAGTGCTTAAATGAATTTATTGAAACAGTCTTGTTGACGCAGATTCAAACAAAAATTGTCATTTTTATCGACGAAATTGATAGCGTACTGGGTTTGAAGTTTTCCACTGACGAATTTTTTTCTCTGATTCGTCATTGCTATGAAAATAGAGCTATTAAACCAGCCTATAGGCGATTGTCTTTTGCTTTGTTGGGAGTAGCTACGCCCTCAGATTTGATTCAAGACAAACACTATTCTACGCCTTTTAACATTGGTCGAGCCATTGAAATTCAAGGGTTCAATGTCAACGAGAGCCAGCCTTTGGTCAACGGATTTGTCGGCAAAGTTAGCAACCCGGAAGCCGTCTTAAAAGAAGTTTTATATTGGACTAATGGACAGCCTTTTCTTACTCAAAAACTCTGTTGGTTGATTGTCCATTTTTACCTGAATAGCACAGAAATTCATCCTCCTCAAGCAGGCGAAGAACAGGCGTGGGTTGAGGAAATTGTGCAGAGCAAAATTATTGAAAATTGGGAAGCTCAGGACGAACCTGAGCATTTAAGAACTATTCGCGATCGCCTGCTGCGTAATTCTTCAAGAAGCCAACAATTATTACAACTATCCCAGCAGATTCTCCAACAGGGAAGAATCCCCGCTCAGAACTCCTCGGAACATCTGGAATTGCGGTTGACCGGACTTGTCGCCCAATACCAAGGAAGTTTAACGTAGCGCGAAAGTCCCCACCTTCAGCGTACTCGCAAGGTGGGGATGAATAGCGGGCTGCGACGATTGCATCTATGACCAAAATCGACCGCAAGGTTGATAAGGGAATGGATGTATGAGGAGTAGCCATTCATTCATTTGGGGATTCTTGAGATTGTATATATTGCTTGATTTTTTCAATTGGTGCGCCGCCAGTAGAAGAGACATAATATGAACTAGACCAAAAAACAGGTTGACGATAAAAATTAGATAGATGTTCTGAGAATTCTTTCTGAATAATTCTGCTTGATGCTGATTTTAGACTACCTACAAGAACGGATAAGTTGTTATCTGGGTGGAAATCAACTAGCAAATGAACATGATCCACTTCGCCTGAAAACTCGATTAGTCTGCACTTGGTTTTTCTACAGACATTTGCAAATATTTCTGGCAACCGTTCCAACATTGAAGCGGTTATTGTTTTGCGTCTGTACTTGGTTACAAACACAAAATGTTGGCGAATAGAGAAAACAGAATGAGAGCCTTTTCTGGGAAGAACTTGACCAAAGAGGCGGAGGGGCAGGGAGCAGGGAGCAGGGGGAGCAATCCCTGTCCCGTTCGCGGAGCGTCTCGCAGAGAAGCCGTGAAGCGGAGCGGAACATGGGTATCTTCGCGGAGCGTCTCGAAGAGAAGCCCCGCCCTTCTAGGGCGCTCTTACTGGGGCGGAGTACAAGCTCCGTCTCAGTTTTCCCCCTTGCTCCCTGCCCCCTGCTCCCCTGCCTCTTTTGACAAGCCTATAGGTCAACTGTAATATCATAGAATAAATGTAAAAAGGAGGCAAATAAATCAGTGGCTACAAGACGGATGACTTTCAGGTTATACCCAAATAAGCAGATAGAGAAGTCTTTGCGGTATCACCGAAAGCTCCATAAAGACTTGTATAATGCTGCTATTTATAACAGATTCACTCAATATCAAAAGTTCAACCACAAGGTTGATTATTTTGAACAACAGAATTGTTTGCCAGAGTTCAAAGAAGTTTGGATAGAGTATAAAGAAATCAATTCACAAGCTCTACAAGCAACTTTAAAACGTGTTGATTTTGCTTTCCAACGCTGGTTTGTAGGATTGGGTAAACGCCCTAAATACAAGTCAATTCGCCATTATTCTGGTTGGACATATCCAGCTAAAACTGGTTATTCTGTAGAATCTAATGGCGAAAATGGGTATTTGAATCTGTCTAAAATTGGACGAATTCAAATGAGGGGTAAAGCTAAGTATTGGGGTAAACCAACTACTTGCACAATTGTTTACAGAAATGGTAAATGGTACGCATCAATCACAATTGATGCTTTAGACCAAGTTCTCAAGCCAGAAATTTTACCAACGGGTGCTATTGGTATAGATTTAGGATGTAAAGCAGCATTGTCAATTACTGATGGCGAAAATCATCAACAGATTGAAGCGCCAAAGTTTTTGAGGAATGCTGAACAGAAAATAAAAAAAGCGTCTAAAGAGAAGAGACGCAAACGCGCACCAAATAGAAAGAAAAAAATTAAAGCTTCTAGAAGATGGAAAAAATCCCAAGCTAAGGTTAGCAAGATAACTCGCAAGGTTGCTAATCAAAGACAGAATTGGGTGCATCAAGTTGCAGCAGAAATAGTCAGCGGTAATAGCTTCGTTGCAACTGAAAAACTAGAAGTAAAGAAGATGACCAGCAAGGCTAAAAAAGGTAAGCGCAAGAAGCAAAAATCGGGTTTGAATAAGTCAATACTTGACGTAGGTTTTGGGATGCTACGCGATACTGTCAAATACAAAGTAGAACAAATTGGTGGTGTATTTGTAGAAGTTCCAACCCTGAAGGTAAGGCCTAGCCAAACCTGTCCAAAGTGCGGTCATCAACATAAGAAAACACTTGATATTAGAGTTCACGAGTGTGGTGTTTGTGGATACCGTCAGGACAGAGATATTGCTGCTGCCGAGGTAATGCTTTACTGGG
The Gloeotrichia echinulata CP02 DNA segment above includes these coding regions:
- a CDS encoding transposase, with product MTFRLYPNKQIEKSLRYHRKLHKDLYNAAIYNRFTQYQKFNHKVDYFEQQNCLPEFKEVWIEYKEINSQALQATLKRVDFAFQRWFVGLGKRPKYKSIRHYSGWTYPAKTGYSVESNGENGYLNLSKIGRIQMRGKAKYWGKPTTCTIVYRNGKWYASITIDALDQVLKPEILPTGAIGIDLGCKAALSITDGENHQQIEAPKFLRNAEQKIKKASKEKRRKRAPNRKKKIKASRRWKKSQAKVSKITRKVANQRQNWVHQVAAEIVSGNSFVATEKLEVKKMTSKAKKGKRKKQKSGLNKSILDVGFGMLRDTVKYKVEQIGGVFVEVPTLKVRPSQTCPKCGHQHKKTLDIRVHECGVCGYRQDRDIAAAEVMLYWAKGTLPESGTGFVGAEPSSSTSCTRKKAGSMKQLGAKKRQKSTESFARNELRDVETHSSGGANCG
- a CDS encoding NINE protein — encoded protein: MLIKRKSRSVAAILAFAGTLTVSGLHKFYLGQPLWGVLYVLLSWTPIPKVASAIEGVWYLALDEEAFDRNFNQGKSQVLNSPQVSNQVETVANALRELDALRQDGLITEYEFEQKRRQLLDQMT
- a CDS encoding ComEA family DNA-binding protein — its product is MNNWLPLNLRLQKLRAKILNDPYYRLQSGEEIQIAAKLGMQIDANQATVDDWLRLPGLSIHQARSLVELSRSGVKYYCIEDIAAALAMPVQRLEPLKQVLSFNYYDEESLVNITHIVNPNTATVEKLAEVPFIDLSLAQAVVENRLSGGLYRNLVDFQQRLQLPGDAIAQLMYYLRF
- the lepB gene encoding signal peptidase I, whose amino-acid sequence is MTTHESDVKEAPASAKIFRNWQENLTLIAIALCLAFLIRTFIAEPRYIPSDSMVPTLHTGDRLVVEKISYHFHPPTIGDIIVFQPPAELQRRGYPKDQAFIKRIIGQPGEIINVADGKVYINGQPLQEDYIAEPPNSPFPPVKVPEGEFFVMGDNRNDSNDSRYWGFLPKKNIIGRATFRFWPLDRFGLIERASSEQ
- the recJ gene encoding single-stranded-DNA-specific exonuclease RecJ; the protein is MLDQFLDESSTPRRRLPNQRWQISPQQTEFAQKLALTRNISPIVSQLLVNRGVETVEQAQIFLDPESLVLPSPLEEFPDLPISVELLENAIAAGEKIAICGDYDADGMTSTALLLRSLRSLGADVNYAIPSRMHDGYGINQRIVEEFHSEGVGLILTVDNGISAVEPIRRARELGLKVIITDHHDIPQQLPNANAILNPKLIAESSPYRGVAGVGVAYILAVCLAQQLGKTHGLIPPMLALFTLGTIADLAPLTGVNRRWVKRGLQYLPKSKLPGVQALIQVAGVQVRGEGETNSQNPKSLKPEDIGFRLGPRINAIGRIADPQIVIELLTTDDMGIALERARQCESINLQRQQMCEQIELEAIAHVESLYATSLLLDRVLVVVQPKWHHGVIGIVASRLVERYGVPVFIGTYEDEEHIRGSARGIPEFHVFAALEACHDLLGKFGGHKAAGGFSLPAANLPELRSRLIEFANQCLEPQHLKPLLKIDTQANLSQINHQLYQQLNTLHPCGIDNPDPVFWTANVQVVEQKIVGKGHIKLTVAQTVADQQYTIKAIAWRWGDYFPLPTRVDIAYKLRENYFNGNTTIEMELIGVRLPTQIHPFFPSPPTSKATFEYNGRPYTCAMYHQGSIPELRIKNPEGKILVMQPGQKMGLLGNNRQDAVEVDISLPHYDKIIQAALQALSVMSQE
- a CDS encoding photosystem II reaction center protein Ycf12 translates to MFDVLANINWEVIFQLLFVGLIVIAGPIVIFVLAFRNGDL
- a CDS encoding YkgJ family cysteine cluster protein, giving the protein MANWQCVKQCGACCNLEPADRPDIEEYLSPAELELYFSMVGEGGWCVNFDHTTRECRIYANRPRFCRVEAHIFGDMYGIEPEDVNDFAIDCCRQQIEGVYGDRSLEMLRFDKAVGL
- a CDS encoding RNA-guided endonuclease TnpB family protein produces the protein MLLTSIKTKLKLTADQKILMSKHAGISRFTYNWGLATWQALYQSGYQPNHLILKKFFNNEVKPFLTWIKEKGICQKITEFAFDNLGKAFKNFFCKRAEYPKFKRKGRNESFTINAGGKPINIGGKRIKLPTIGWVATYESLLHTTTTKVTISQSAGDWYISCSYEIEPEITKKEHDYVGVDLGIKTLATLSTGVIFVNPKALKSARRKLTRLQRQLTRKIKGSNRYKKQKLRISKLHRRITNIRIDATHKATTFICKNHAVVALEDLNTSGMLKNHKLAGAVSDANFYEFRRQIEYKVIRYGGTVVFVDRFYPSSKTCANCGEIQEISLSQRVYECKKCQHTEDRDLNASKNLEKYARQAKACLDVKG
- a CDS encoding TMEM165/GDT1 family protein; its protein translation is MKLESVPLSLSGISETVSQSEIKDSTDSNLTSAIADGVAPIVVESPKKPESLAVVFATTFATIFLAEIGDKTQLSTLLMSAESHAPWVVFIGSAAALVTTSLLGVLLGSWIAARLSPKTVEKSAGVMLLLISVMLFWDVVIGQ
- a CDS encoding TMEM165/GDT1 family protein produces the protein MDWHLLGLSFITVFLSELGDKSQLAAIALSGRSQSPRVVFFGTAAALLLTSLLGALAGGAVAELLPTRLLKAIAAVGFAILATRLLLFSDSEQAP